In the genome of Lacerta agilis isolate rLacAgi1 chromosome 2, rLacAgi1.pri, whole genome shotgun sequence, one region contains:
- the KIF3A gene encoding kinesin-like protein KIF3A isoform X2: protein MPINKSEKSDNSDNVKVVVRCRPFNEREKAMCYKMAVNVDEMRGTITVHKTDSSNEPPKTFTFDTVFGPESKQLDVYNLTARPIIDSVLEGYNGTIFAYGQTGTGKTFTMEGVRAVPELRGIIPNSFAHIFGHIAKAEGDTRFLVRVSYLEIYNEEVRDLLGKDQTQRLEVKERPDVGVYIKDLSAYVVNNADDMDRIMTLGHKNRSVGATNMNEHSSRSHAIFTITIECSEKGVDGNIHVRMGKLHLVDLAGSERQAKTGATGQRLKEATKINLSLSTLGNVISALVDGKSTHVPYRNSKLTRLLQDSLGGNSKTMMCANIGPADYNYDETISTLRYANRAKNIKNKARINEDPKDALLRQFQKEIEELKKKLEEGEEISGSETSGSEDDDEDDDGEIGEDGEKRKKRRDQSGKKKVSPDKMIEMQAKIDEERKALETKLDMEEEERNKARAELEKREKDLLKAQQEHQSLLEKLSALEKKVIVGGVDLLAKAEEQEKLLEESNMELEERRKRAEQLRRELEEKEQERLDIEEKYTSLQEEAQGKTKKLKKVWTMLMAAKSEMADLQQEHQREIEGLLENIRQLSRELRLQMLIIDNFIPQDYQEMIENYVHWNEDIGEWQLKCVAYTGNNMRKQTPVPDKKEKDPFEVDLSHVYLAYTEESLRQSLLKLERPRTSKGRSRPKTGRRKRSAKSGAVIESLLQ, encoded by the exons atgCCG ATTAATAAATCTGAGAAGTCGGACAATTCTGATAATGTTAAGGTTGTTGTTCGCTGCCGGCCTTTCAATGAACGGGAGAAAGCAATGTGTTACAAGATGGCAGTTAATGTCGATGAAATGCGAGGCACCATTACTGTCCACAAAACAGATTCTTCCAATGAACCTCCGAAGACATTTACATTTGATACCGTTTTTGGACCAGAGAGCAAACAACTTGATGTTTATAATTTAACTGCAAGGCCAATTATTGACTCTGTTCTAGAAGGTTATAATG GCACCATTTTTGCTTATGGACAAACTGGAACGGGGAAAACGTTTACTATGGAAGGTGTCCGGGCTGTTCCAGAACTCAGGGGGATCATTCCAAATTCTTTTGCTCATATTTTTGGCCACATTGCAAAAGCAGAAGGTGATACAAG GTTTTTGGTCAGAGTTTCTTACTTGGAAATCTACAATGAGGAAGTGCGAGACCTGCTGGGGAAGGACCAGACACAGAGACTGGAG GTTAAAGAACGACCTGATGTGGGAGTCTATATCAAAGATCTTTCAGCTTATGTTGTAAACAATGCGGATGACATGGACAGAATTATGACACTTGGTCACAAAAACC GTTCTGTTGGTGCCACTAATATGAATGAGCACAGTTCCCGTTCCCATGCTATCTTTACAATTACAATTGAGTGCAGTGAGAAGGGTGTTGATGGGAATATACACGTGCGCATGGGCAAACTGCACTTAGTAGATCTTGCG GGATCAGAGAGGCAAGCAAAAACTGGAGCCACTGGGCAACGACTAAAGGAAGCTACCAAAATCAACCTTTCCCTCTCTACCCTTGGGAATGTCATTTCTGCATTAGTGGATGGAAAGAGCACTCATGTGCCTTACCGGAACTCTAAACTGACTCGACTGCTACAGGATTCCCTTGGAGGCAACTCTAAAACTATGATG TGTGCAAACATTGGTCCAGCAGACTACAATTATGACGAGACTATCAGCACTCTGCGATATGCCAACCGTGCCAAGAACATCAAGAATAAGGCTAGAATTAATGAAGATCCAAAGGATGCCTTGCTTCGccaatttcaaaaagaaattgaAGAACTTAAGAAAAAGTTGGAGGAAG GGGAAGAGATCTCTGGCTCTGAGACGAGTGGctctgaagatgatgatgaagacgaTGATGGGGAGattggagaagatggagaaaagcGAAAGAAGCGAAGAG ATCAATCAG gaaagaagaaagtttCTCCTGACAAGATGATAGAGATGCAAGCGAAGATTGATGAAGAAAGGAAGGCTCTTGAAACAAAACTtgatatggaagaagaagaaagaaacaaggCCCGGGCAGAGCTGGAGAAGCGGGAGAAAGACCTGCTTAAAGCACA GCAAGAACATCAGTCTCTGCTGGAGAAGTTGTCAGCCTTGGAAAAGAAAGTGATCGTGGGCGGTGTGGACTTACTGGCAAAAGCAGAGGAGCAGGAGAAGCTTCTAGAAGAATCCAACATGGAGCTGGAAGAGCGCAGGAAAAGAGCAGAGCAGCTCCGGAGGGAGCTTGAAGAGAAAGAG CAAGAGCGCTTGGACATTGAGGAAAAGTACACCAGCCTTCAGGAGGAAGCACAAGGGAAGACCAAGAAGCTGAAAAAAGTCTGGACAATGCTAATGGCAGCCAAGTCAGAG ATGGCAGATTTGCAACAAGAACACCAGAGAGAAATTGAAGGCTTATTGGAGAACATTCGACAGCTCAGCAGGGAGCTTCGTCTTCAAATGCTTATCATTGACAACTTTATACCTCAGGATTATCAG GAAATGATTGAAAACTACGTTCACTGGAATGAAGATATTGGAGAATGGCAGCTG AAATGTGTGGCATATACCGGAAATAATATGAGAAAACAGACTCCCGTGCcagataaaaaggaaaaagat CCCTTTGAGGTGGACCTTTCCCATGTATATCTAGCTTATACAGAAGAGAGCCTGAGACAGTCTTTGTTGAAACTAGAGAGACCAAGGACTTCCAAAGGCCGATCAAGACCCAAAACTGGCAGAAG AAAACGTTCTGCCAAATCAGGTGCTGTGATCGAGTCGTTGCTCCAGTAG
- the KIF3A gene encoding kinesin-like protein KIF3A isoform X1, which produces MPINKSEKSDNSDNVKVVVRCRPFNEREKAMCYKMAVNVDEMRGTITVHKTDSSNEPPKTFTFDTVFGPESKQLDVYNLTARPIIDSVLEGYNGTIFAYGQTGTGKTFTMEGVRAVPELRGIIPNSFAHIFGHIAKAEGDTRFLVRVSYLEIYNEEVRDLLGKDQTQRLEVKERPDVGVYIKDLSAYVVNNADDMDRIMTLGHKNRSVGATNMNEHSSRSHAIFTITIECSEKGVDGNIHVRMGKLHLVDLAGSERQAKTGATGQRLKEATKINLSLSTLGNVISALVDGKSTHVPYRNSKLTRLLQDSLGGNSKTMMCANIGPADYNYDETISTLRYANRAKNIKNKARINEDPKDALLRQFQKEIEELKKKLEEGEEISGSETSGSEDDDEDDDGEIGEDGEKRKKRRGSSSSSSSDSTCSVIEKPLDKSFTNQSGKKKVSPDKMIEMQAKIDEERKALETKLDMEEEERNKARAELEKREKDLLKAQQEHQSLLEKLSALEKKVIVGGVDLLAKAEEQEKLLEESNMELEERRKRAEQLRRELEEKEQERLDIEEKYTSLQEEAQGKTKKLKKVWTMLMAAKSEMADLQQEHQREIEGLLENIRQLSRELRLQMLIIDNFIPQDYQEMIENYVHWNEDIGEWQLKCVAYTGNNMRKQTPVPDKKEKDPFEVDLSHVYLAYTEESLRQSLLKLERPRTSKGRSRPKTGRRKRSAKSGAVIESLLQ; this is translated from the exons atgCCG ATTAATAAATCTGAGAAGTCGGACAATTCTGATAATGTTAAGGTTGTTGTTCGCTGCCGGCCTTTCAATGAACGGGAGAAAGCAATGTGTTACAAGATGGCAGTTAATGTCGATGAAATGCGAGGCACCATTACTGTCCACAAAACAGATTCTTCCAATGAACCTCCGAAGACATTTACATTTGATACCGTTTTTGGACCAGAGAGCAAACAACTTGATGTTTATAATTTAACTGCAAGGCCAATTATTGACTCTGTTCTAGAAGGTTATAATG GCACCATTTTTGCTTATGGACAAACTGGAACGGGGAAAACGTTTACTATGGAAGGTGTCCGGGCTGTTCCAGAACTCAGGGGGATCATTCCAAATTCTTTTGCTCATATTTTTGGCCACATTGCAAAAGCAGAAGGTGATACAAG GTTTTTGGTCAGAGTTTCTTACTTGGAAATCTACAATGAGGAAGTGCGAGACCTGCTGGGGAAGGACCAGACACAGAGACTGGAG GTTAAAGAACGACCTGATGTGGGAGTCTATATCAAAGATCTTTCAGCTTATGTTGTAAACAATGCGGATGACATGGACAGAATTATGACACTTGGTCACAAAAACC GTTCTGTTGGTGCCACTAATATGAATGAGCACAGTTCCCGTTCCCATGCTATCTTTACAATTACAATTGAGTGCAGTGAGAAGGGTGTTGATGGGAATATACACGTGCGCATGGGCAAACTGCACTTAGTAGATCTTGCG GGATCAGAGAGGCAAGCAAAAACTGGAGCCACTGGGCAACGACTAAAGGAAGCTACCAAAATCAACCTTTCCCTCTCTACCCTTGGGAATGTCATTTCTGCATTAGTGGATGGAAAGAGCACTCATGTGCCTTACCGGAACTCTAAACTGACTCGACTGCTACAGGATTCCCTTGGAGGCAACTCTAAAACTATGATG TGTGCAAACATTGGTCCAGCAGACTACAATTATGACGAGACTATCAGCACTCTGCGATATGCCAACCGTGCCAAGAACATCAAGAATAAGGCTAGAATTAATGAAGATCCAAAGGATGCCTTGCTTCGccaatttcaaaaagaaattgaAGAACTTAAGAAAAAGTTGGAGGAAG GGGAAGAGATCTCTGGCTCTGAGACGAGTGGctctgaagatgatgatgaagacgaTGATGGGGAGattggagaagatggagaaaagcGAAAGAAGCGAAGAG gcagtagcagcagcagtagttcaGACTCTACATGCTCTGTCATAGAGAAACCTCTGGATAAATCCTTCACTA ATCAATCAG gaaagaagaaagtttCTCCTGACAAGATGATAGAGATGCAAGCGAAGATTGATGAAGAAAGGAAGGCTCTTGAAACAAAACTtgatatggaagaagaagaaagaaacaaggCCCGGGCAGAGCTGGAGAAGCGGGAGAAAGACCTGCTTAAAGCACA GCAAGAACATCAGTCTCTGCTGGAGAAGTTGTCAGCCTTGGAAAAGAAAGTGATCGTGGGCGGTGTGGACTTACTGGCAAAAGCAGAGGAGCAGGAGAAGCTTCTAGAAGAATCCAACATGGAGCTGGAAGAGCGCAGGAAAAGAGCAGAGCAGCTCCGGAGGGAGCTTGAAGAGAAAGAG CAAGAGCGCTTGGACATTGAGGAAAAGTACACCAGCCTTCAGGAGGAAGCACAAGGGAAGACCAAGAAGCTGAAAAAAGTCTGGACAATGCTAATGGCAGCCAAGTCAGAG ATGGCAGATTTGCAACAAGAACACCAGAGAGAAATTGAAGGCTTATTGGAGAACATTCGACAGCTCAGCAGGGAGCTTCGTCTTCAAATGCTTATCATTGACAACTTTATACCTCAGGATTATCAG GAAATGATTGAAAACTACGTTCACTGGAATGAAGATATTGGAGAATGGCAGCTG AAATGTGTGGCATATACCGGAAATAATATGAGAAAACAGACTCCCGTGCcagataaaaaggaaaaagat CCCTTTGAGGTGGACCTTTCCCATGTATATCTAGCTTATACAGAAGAGAGCCTGAGACAGTCTTTGTTGAAACTAGAGAGACCAAGGACTTCCAAAGGCCGATCAAGACCCAAAACTGGCAGAAG AAAACGTTCTGCCAAATCAGGTGCTGTGATCGAGTCGTTGCTCCAGTAG
- the KIF3A gene encoding kinesin-like protein KIF3A isoform X3: MPINKSEKSDNSDNVKVVVRCRPFNEREKAMCYKMAVNVDEMRGTITVHKTDSSNEPPKTFTFDTVFGPESKQLDVYNLTARPIIDSVLEGYNGTIFAYGQTGTGKTFTMEGVRAVPELRGIIPNSFAHIFGHIAKAEGDTRFLVRVSYLEIYNEEVRDLLGKDQTQRLEVKERPDVGVYIKDLSAYVVNNADDMDRIMTLGHKNRSVGATNMNEHSSRSHAIFTITIECSEKGVDGNIHVRMGKLHLVDLAGSERQAKTGATGQRLKEATKINLSLSTLGNVISALVDGKSTHVPYRNSKLTRLLQDSLGGNSKTMMCANIGPADYNYDETISTLRYANRAKNIKNKARINEDPKDALLRQFQKEIEELKKKLEEGEEISGSETSGSEDDDEDDDGEIGEDGEKRKKRRGKKKVSPDKMIEMQAKIDEERKALETKLDMEEEERNKARAELEKREKDLLKAQQEHQSLLEKLSALEKKVIVGGVDLLAKAEEQEKLLEESNMELEERRKRAEQLRRELEEKEQERLDIEEKYTSLQEEAQGKTKKLKKVWTMLMAAKSEMADLQQEHQREIEGLLENIRQLSRELRLQMLIIDNFIPQDYQEMIENYVHWNEDIGEWQLKCVAYTGNNMRKQTPVPDKKEKDPFEVDLSHVYLAYTEESLRQSLLKLERPRTSKGRSRPKTGRRKRSAKSGAVIESLLQ; this comes from the exons atgCCG ATTAATAAATCTGAGAAGTCGGACAATTCTGATAATGTTAAGGTTGTTGTTCGCTGCCGGCCTTTCAATGAACGGGAGAAAGCAATGTGTTACAAGATGGCAGTTAATGTCGATGAAATGCGAGGCACCATTACTGTCCACAAAACAGATTCTTCCAATGAACCTCCGAAGACATTTACATTTGATACCGTTTTTGGACCAGAGAGCAAACAACTTGATGTTTATAATTTAACTGCAAGGCCAATTATTGACTCTGTTCTAGAAGGTTATAATG GCACCATTTTTGCTTATGGACAAACTGGAACGGGGAAAACGTTTACTATGGAAGGTGTCCGGGCTGTTCCAGAACTCAGGGGGATCATTCCAAATTCTTTTGCTCATATTTTTGGCCACATTGCAAAAGCAGAAGGTGATACAAG GTTTTTGGTCAGAGTTTCTTACTTGGAAATCTACAATGAGGAAGTGCGAGACCTGCTGGGGAAGGACCAGACACAGAGACTGGAG GTTAAAGAACGACCTGATGTGGGAGTCTATATCAAAGATCTTTCAGCTTATGTTGTAAACAATGCGGATGACATGGACAGAATTATGACACTTGGTCACAAAAACC GTTCTGTTGGTGCCACTAATATGAATGAGCACAGTTCCCGTTCCCATGCTATCTTTACAATTACAATTGAGTGCAGTGAGAAGGGTGTTGATGGGAATATACACGTGCGCATGGGCAAACTGCACTTAGTAGATCTTGCG GGATCAGAGAGGCAAGCAAAAACTGGAGCCACTGGGCAACGACTAAAGGAAGCTACCAAAATCAACCTTTCCCTCTCTACCCTTGGGAATGTCATTTCTGCATTAGTGGATGGAAAGAGCACTCATGTGCCTTACCGGAACTCTAAACTGACTCGACTGCTACAGGATTCCCTTGGAGGCAACTCTAAAACTATGATG TGTGCAAACATTGGTCCAGCAGACTACAATTATGACGAGACTATCAGCACTCTGCGATATGCCAACCGTGCCAAGAACATCAAGAATAAGGCTAGAATTAATGAAGATCCAAAGGATGCCTTGCTTCGccaatttcaaaaagaaattgaAGAACTTAAGAAAAAGTTGGAGGAAG GGGAAGAGATCTCTGGCTCTGAGACGAGTGGctctgaagatgatgatgaagacgaTGATGGGGAGattggagaagatggagaaaagcGAAAGAAGCGAAGAG gaaagaagaaagtttCTCCTGACAAGATGATAGAGATGCAAGCGAAGATTGATGAAGAAAGGAAGGCTCTTGAAACAAAACTtgatatggaagaagaagaaagaaacaaggCCCGGGCAGAGCTGGAGAAGCGGGAGAAAGACCTGCTTAAAGCACA GCAAGAACATCAGTCTCTGCTGGAGAAGTTGTCAGCCTTGGAAAAGAAAGTGATCGTGGGCGGTGTGGACTTACTGGCAAAAGCAGAGGAGCAGGAGAAGCTTCTAGAAGAATCCAACATGGAGCTGGAAGAGCGCAGGAAAAGAGCAGAGCAGCTCCGGAGGGAGCTTGAAGAGAAAGAG CAAGAGCGCTTGGACATTGAGGAAAAGTACACCAGCCTTCAGGAGGAAGCACAAGGGAAGACCAAGAAGCTGAAAAAAGTCTGGACAATGCTAATGGCAGCCAAGTCAGAG ATGGCAGATTTGCAACAAGAACACCAGAGAGAAATTGAAGGCTTATTGGAGAACATTCGACAGCTCAGCAGGGAGCTTCGTCTTCAAATGCTTATCATTGACAACTTTATACCTCAGGATTATCAG GAAATGATTGAAAACTACGTTCACTGGAATGAAGATATTGGAGAATGGCAGCTG AAATGTGTGGCATATACCGGAAATAATATGAGAAAACAGACTCCCGTGCcagataaaaaggaaaaagat CCCTTTGAGGTGGACCTTTCCCATGTATATCTAGCTTATACAGAAGAGAGCCTGAGACAGTCTTTGTTGAAACTAGAGAGACCAAGGACTTCCAAAGGCCGATCAAGACCCAAAACTGGCAGAAG AAAACGTTCTGCCAAATCAGGTGCTGTGATCGAGTCGTTGCTCCAGTAG